The sequence below is a genomic window from Haematobia irritans isolate KBUSLIRL chromosome 3, ASM5000362v1, whole genome shotgun sequence.
tttgttttgtaaattcaaaaaagtattacaaaattattgtttttattcatattactatagaaaatttggtcgaagtttttaaatcaaaaaaattgtatccatagaaattttctacagaaataaaatttcgaaaatgtcggtcgcaattttatttctgtagaacatttctatggatacaatttttttgatttaagtcttatttttatttgctaatagaaaaaattttttcaaaaatttgttttgtgaagtaaaaaaaaataataataataataataataataatgataataataataataataataataataataataataataataataataataataataataataataataataataataataataataataataataataataataataataataataataataataataataataataataataataataataataataataataataataataataataataataataataataataataataataataataataataataataataataataataataataataataataataataataataataataataataataataataataataataataataataataataataataataataataataataataataataataataataataataataataataataataataataataataataataataataataataataataataataataataataataataataataataataataatactaataataataataataataataataataataataataataataataataataataataataataataataataataataataataataataataataataataataataataataataataataataataataataataataataataataataataataataataataataataataataataataataataataataataataataataataataataataataataataataataataataataataataataataataataataataataataataataataataataataataataacaataaataaacACTACCACCCCAAATCAGCAATAGAACGTATTAATATCCCCCGGAAGCTAGGAGGTAAAGGAATACTAAACGTCCAAAACCTTCACGACAGACAAATACAGACACTAGTAAAATACTTCCACACAAAAGCCAATACTTCAACTCTCTATAGAACAATTATAAACTCAGATGATAACCTAACACCGCTAAACCTGAAAAACCGCACAGCTAATAACCCCATCCCAGTCCAAGGCTTAATACAAGCATGGAAATCTAAACCTCTGCACGGAAGATACCCAAACCTAATCTTCCAGCCACACGTAGACCTAGAAAATACCACCAACTGGCTAAAATACAGCAATATATACGCAGAAACAGAAGGGTTTATAATGGCAATACAGGACGGAgtaattaaaacaaagaacTATCGAAAGTACATCCTGCACGATAACACACTCACAGACGACAAATGCCGTAGGTGCGGAGGAGCCTCCGAAACTCTACCACATCTACTTAACAGCTGCACCGCACTGACCCACAGCCACTACACAAATAGGCACAACAACATgggaaaaataatatacataaacatGATAAAGTCACTAAACATCAATACAGAGACTACATACTACTACAAATACCACCCGAAACCAATTGTCGAAAACGACGACTACATCATCTACTGGGACCGATCTATACTAGTCAATAACCCCCCGGACATGACCATACCAAACAGACCAGACAtggttattatcgataaacgagaCAAAAGCATGAGGATAATAGACTTCGCGGTACCATATGACAATAACATCACAGAAACTATAATTACAAAGAAGACGAAATACCAACCTTTGGCAGAATATATCAAAAACACTCAGAATGTTCGAAAAATAGAGATAATACCCATTGTCATAAGTTCCCTTGGAACAGTCCCCAAGGAAACCACAACAGCAATCCAGAACCTGAACTTAAAACGGAACGTCTTAACAGAAATGCAGAAATCAATACTTATTAAAGCAACAACGATCGTAAGGGAAACTATCggataaataaaaaatggataCATATCCCACCTGAGCGCAACCTTTGGTCTTTGACTCGGTGCGTGAATTCCAGCTTAAGCTGCGAATGTAcaattcataataataataataataataataataataataataataataataataataataataataataataataataataataataataataataataataataataataataataataataataataataataataataataataataataataataataataataataataataataataataataataataataataataataataataataataataataataataataataataataataataataataataataataataataataataataataataataataataataataataataataataataataataataataataataataataataataataataataataataataataataataataataataataataataataataataataataataataataataataataataataataataataataataataataataataataataataataataataataataataataataataataataataataataataataataataataataataataaaagaaaaattttctatttataaataaattatattaaagaatatttatatataaaattcatatttatacccatcttttatttttctctatgtTTTATAAGCTTATAACATATTTAATCATTTCATACTTTATTCAACTTGACCACTAAAGTTTTACCATATGTCGTGataaattgtttgttattttcgaATGGATTCCGCAATTGCTATTTCAAAAAGTCAGTGAAACTTTTGACTTGTTTTAATTTCcttattatttgtttatgtatttttttctttatgaaaagaaaacttttcctTGGCCGCAGTGACAAGAAAGCCGTTTTAGTTGTTTTAGAaccaaaatttatgttttttgtttgccaCAAAACTTGCACAAGTTTTTGTCATTGTGATGATTTAAGTTATTCTAAGGATTTGTTTAAACTATTACCTAAAgatttcgaaatttattttgtttgtgaacattttataagaaatttaatattttacattTGAGCACAAAATAGGGAATATGATTTGATATACTCGTATAACTAAAGAGATGACTATTCAATAAATGGATATAGTAAAAATTAAAGATGGTGACCACTACAACAAACGTTTGATTAAACTCGTAGATaaagtttgattaaaattttgtttgttgaaaatttatttctatagaacattgtgtcgagattttatttctatagaaaattttagttctatagaaaattttatcaaaattttatttctataaaaaatttcgtcgaagttttacttttatagaaaatttcggcaaacatttccttctatagaaaatttcgtcgaaattttacttctatagaaaatttcatcaacattttagttctatagaaaatttcgtcgaaattttattactatagaaaattttgttcaaattttagttctatagaaaatttcatcaaaatttgatttttatcgaaaatttggtcgaatttttacttctatagaaaattttgtcaaaatgttatatctatagaaaatttcgtcgaccttttatttctatagaaaattacgtagaaattttatttctatagaaaatgttgtcaacattttatttctatataaaatttcgtcgagatatatccaaatttcatttctatggaaaatttataaaaatttcatttttataaaaaattttgtcaaaattttatttctatagaaaattttgtcgaaattttacttctagagaaaattttgtcaaaattttatttctatggaaagtttcgccaaatgttgtttctataggaaattttgttaaaattttatttctatagaaaatttcgtcgacattttatttctataaaaaatgtcgccGAGTTAtatccaaatttcaacaaaatttgaattttatcgaaaattttgtcgaaattttacttctatagaaaattgtgtcgaaattttacttctatagaaa
It includes:
- the LOC142231368 gene encoding uncharacterized protein LOC142231368; its protein translation is MKNDTNYQWLSSLKELSEIGNGAGDIVGVIVQMKCFRLKKNNNNNNNNNDNNNNNNNNNNNNNNNNNNNNNNNNNNNNNNNNNNNNNNNNNNNNNNNNNNNNNNNNNNNNNNNNNNNNNNNN